A region of the candidate division KSB1 bacterium genome:
GAGTCGATTTTGAGCGCCTTTTCATAAGCCGCCAATGCTTCGCCATGACGGCCGAGCTTGATAAAATTATTGCCTTCATTAAAAGCGCGCTTTTTCTCGTTTTCATCAGCAACCGGCTGTTGCGCCAAAACAGGAGGGAGATCAAAGAAGAAAAATTCCCCAAAGAGCGGGACGATGAAGAAGAAAGGGACAACACAATTTTTGAGAAGACGCATCACATCTCATCCGAAAATTGTCCCAAAACATCTTTGATTATTTTGTGCGGAAGGCGGGACTTGAACCCGCATGGCTTGCGCCGCCACCCCCTCAAGATGGTGTGTCTGCCAGTTCCACCACTTCCGCATTCCGGATGCTTGTTGCCGGCTGCGATCATCAGCGGCACAAACATCACTCTTACGTTTTACGCGTTCCGTTTTATTTTTATTTATTCGGCTGTTGCGCCGGCGGCGTCGAAGGTTGTTGCTCGCTCGGCGCCCCGGTTGCCGGGACCGAGGGCAAAATCCCCGCCGGGGAGGAGCCGCGCGCTTGCCGTTCTTGTTCCACCAAGCCTTGGGATTGGCCGCCGCCGCTGGAAGCCAGCAATCCCAAAATGAGCGCCAAAACCATGAAAGCCGTCGCCAAGCCCGCGGTCAATTTGCTCAAAAAAGTTGCGGCACCGCGGCTGCCGAACATGGCGCCCATGCTGCCGCCTCCAAATGCGCCGGCCAAACCGCCACCCTTGCTCGATTGCAAAAGAATGACGATGGTTTGTAAAATGCAAATTAAAACAAATAGTGTAACGAAAAATCCGTACATAAAAATCTCCAGATAACGCCGTTAATTCTTATCCAAATCTTCCGCGGCTTTGATGATCGCCGCAAAACTTTCGGCTTGCAAGCTGGCGCCGCCGACCAGCCCGCCGTCAACATCTGGCTGGCGCATCAATTCTGCCGCATTCGCCGGCTTGACGCTGCCACCATATTGAATGCGGCAGGCCGCGGAAAGTTCACGGTTATACAAACTTTCCAACAAACGCCGGATGAACGCGTGCACCTCCTGCGCCTGCTCCGGTGTGGCGTTGACGCCCGTGCCGATCGCCCACACCGGCTCGTAGGCGATCACCACTTTCGCAAAATCAGCCGCAGAGATTTCCGCAAAAGCGCCGCGCACTTGCGCTTCGACGACGCGCTCGGTGGCGCCGCTTTGCCGTTGCTCGAGCGTTTCGCCGACGCACACGATGGGAAGCAAGCCAGCGGCCAGTGCGCACTTGAGCCGGCGATTGACGGTGGCCTCGGTTTCGCCGAAATATTGCCGGCGCTCCGAGTGGCCGATGATGACGTATTCGCAACCCGCGCCGAGCAGCATCTTCGCCGAAATTTCGCCGGTGTACGCGCCTTCTTCCTCCCAAAACAAATTTTGCGCGCCGAGCTTGATCGCCGTGCCTTTCAACAATTCCGCCACCACCGACAGATTAGTGAAAGGCGGGCAAACCGCCACCTCGACTTTGCGGATGTTGATCACTTTCACCTTCAAAGCCTTCACCAGCGCCGCGGCTTCGGCAGGCGTCGTAAACATTTTCCAATTGCCGGCAATGAACATCCGGCGCGGGGATTTATTCATGCGATTCAAATTTGTGTATTACAAAGAACGCCCCATCAAGTGAATCAAATCAATGACGCGCTTCGAGAATCCCCACTCGTTGTCGTACCACGAGAAAATCTTGACCATGTTGCCGTCGATGACATTAGTCGATTCGAGATCAACGATCGAGGAGTTGGAATTCAAGCGGAAGTCAATCGACACCAGCGGCTCGTCGGTGTAAGAGAGCACGCCTTTCATTTTGCCGTTGGCTGCGGTTTTGATGGCGTTGTTGACTTCTTCGATGGTGGTTTTTTTGTCCACTTCAAACACCACGTCAACCAGCGAGACATTCGGCGTCGGCACGCGCACCGCGATGCCGTCCAGCTTGCCTTTCAACTCAGGAATGACTTCGCCGATGGCCTTGGCCGCACCGGTCGAAGTCGGGATCATCGACTGCGCTGCGGCGCGGGCGCGGCGCAAATCCTTGTGCGGCAAATCGAGAATGCGCTGATCGTTGGTGTACGAATGAATCGTCGTCATCAAGCCGCGCTTGATGCCGAAGGTGTCCAAGATCACCTTGGCCACCGGCGCCAGGCAGTTTGTCGTGCACGAGGCGTTGGAAATCACATGATGCTTCACCGGATCATAAGCCTCTTCATTCACGCCCATCACGACGGTCAAATCAT
Encoded here:
- the tpiA gene encoding triose-phosphate isomerase is translated as MNKSPRRMFIAGNWKMFTTPAEAAALVKALKVKVINIRKVEVAVCPPFTNLSVVAELLKGTAIKLGAQNLFWEEEGAYTGEISAKMLLGAGCEYVIIGHSERRQYFGETEATVNRRLKCALAAGLLPIVCVGETLEQRQSGATERVVEAQVRGAFAEISAADFAKVVIAYEPVWAIGTGVNATPEQAQEVHAFIRRLLESLYNRELSAACRIQYGGSVKPANAAELMRQPDVDGGLVGGASLQAESFAAIIKAAEDLDKN
- the gap gene encoding type I glyceraldehyde-3-phosphate dehydrogenase encodes the protein MAVKVGINGFGRIGRNIFRAAMDDTAIDFVAVNDITDAETLAHLLKYDSILGILDAEVKALENAISVNGKTVKVLAKKDPAELPWKDFGVDIVIESTGLFTNKEQAAKHITSGGAKKVIISAPAKGHDLTVVMGVNEEAYDPVKHHVISNASCTTNCLAPVAKVILDTFGIKRGLMTTIHSYTNDQRILDLPHKDLRRARAAAQSMIPTSTGAAKAIGEVIPELKGKLDGIAVRVPTPNVSLVDVVFEVDKKTTIEEVNNAIKTAANGKMKGVLSYTDEPLVSIDFRLNSNSSIVDLESTNVIDGNMVKIFSWYDNEWGFSKRVIDLIHLMGRSL
- the secG gene encoding preprotein translocase subunit SecG — protein: MYGFFVTLFVLICILQTIVILLQSSKGGGLAGAFGGGSMGAMFGSRGAATFLSKLTAGLATAFMVLALILGLLASSGGGQSQGLVEQERQARGSSPAGILPSVPATGAPSEQQPSTPPAQQPNK